The following proteins come from a genomic window of Pedobacter faecalis:
- a CDS encoding cytochrome c peroxidase has translation MINRFFNAGLACVVLLFGLQACKTAQQDTAENVKAIFEQELKRLQEVVDGDLLPAAEGGDSQKMKLSLARAREQYKRIEYYFEYFFPKTAVLVNGPPIDEIELGENLVEPPTGFQVMEELIFGKQTAESRAELINEIKKMQVDLKRAVRYNAEYQITDAQLFDAMRLEVFRIISLGITGFDSPAALTSLPEASAALSGMMQAIETYPGHGQLKSNLEEAIAYLNKAKDFNAFDRLTFTAVHVQKVSESLAKLRKQLDIETAASGSALQDSAVTMFQKQAFDVNRFTSNHTEFISDAKVSLGKTLFNSALLSKKNDRSCASCHRESMAFTDGLKTAAGINGRQSLLRNTPSLLYAGMQRAFFYDLKAASLEDQALDVVHHKNEMDGSLEDAAREINRTGVYVPAFKAAYGDTSQKATPWRIQHAIASYIRSLAPFSSRTDQYLRGDRSKLSAAEKRGYNLFMGKAKCGSCHFAPLYNGTPAPLFQKSEGEVLGVPAAADTVGAKVDPDGGRYTLNPYPQYRFAFKTPTLRNVARTAPYMHNGVYQTLEEVLDFYNRGGGAGIGIALDNQTLSADPLNLSRQEIKDIVEFLKALNDEKD, from the coding sequence ATGATCAATAGATTTTTCAACGCAGGCCTGGCCTGCGTTGTTTTGCTTTTTGGGCTACAAGCTTGTAAAACAGCACAGCAAGATACAGCTGAAAACGTTAAGGCAATTTTTGAGCAGGAGCTGAAGCGTTTGCAGGAGGTGGTAGATGGAGACTTGCTGCCCGCTGCCGAAGGGGGCGACAGCCAAAAAATGAAATTATCTCTTGCCAGGGCCAGGGAACAATACAAGCGGATCGAATACTATTTCGAGTATTTTTTCCCGAAGACTGCGGTGCTCGTAAACGGGCCACCCATTGATGAAATTGAACTTGGGGAGAATCTGGTAGAGCCACCAACGGGCTTTCAGGTCATGGAAGAACTTATTTTTGGGAAGCAAACTGCAGAAAGCAGGGCAGAGCTGATCAACGAGATCAAAAAGATGCAGGTCGACCTGAAGCGGGCTGTGCGGTACAATGCGGAATACCAGATTACCGATGCACAGTTATTTGATGCCATGCGGCTGGAGGTATTTCGTATTATAAGTCTCGGTATTACCGGCTTCGACAGTCCGGCGGCACTCACGTCGCTTCCCGAGGCCTCGGCGGCGTTGTCGGGAATGATGCAGGCCATAGAGACTTACCCTGGTCACGGGCAACTAAAAAGCAATCTTGAAGAGGCAATCGCTTACCTCAATAAGGCTAAAGATTTTAATGCGTTCGACCGGCTTACATTTACTGCGGTACATGTGCAAAAGGTAAGTGAAAGCCTGGCAAAACTTCGTAAACAGTTGGACATCGAGACTGCCGCAAGCGGTTCGGCCTTGCAAGATTCGGCCGTAACGATGTTTCAGAAGCAGGCGTTCGACGTAAACCGCTTTACAAGTAACCACACAGAGTTTATTTCTGATGCCAAGGTTAGCCTGGGTAAAACGTTGTTTAACAGTGCCCTGCTCTCTAAGAAAAATGACCGGAGCTGCGCCAGTTGCCACCGGGAGTCTATGGCTTTCACTGACGGACTGAAGACTGCCGCGGGAATTAACGGCAGGCAATCTCTTTTGCGTAATACGCCTAGCTTGCTGTATGCCGGTATGCAACGCGCGTTCTTTTACGACCTGAAGGCAGCCTCCTTAGAAGATCAGGCGCTGGACGTGGTTCATCATAAAAACGAAATGGACGGGTCGCTGGAGGATGCTGCCCGCGAGATCAACCGCACAGGTGTCTATGTACCTGCTTTCAAAGCCGCTTATGGCGACACTTCTCAGAAGGCTACGCCCTGGAGGATACAGCATGCCATCGCTTCTTACATTCGCTCACTTGCACCCTTTTCGTCGCGGACAGATCAATATCTGCGGGGCGACCGATCCAAATTAAGTGCGGCAGAGAAGCGGGGGTATAATTTGTTTATGGGCAAGGCAAAATGCGGAAGTTGCCATTTTGCACCTTTATATAATGGCACCCCGGCACCCTTGTTTCAAAAAAGTGAAGGTGAAGTATTAGGCGTGCCAGCCGCCGCCGATACTGTCGGCGCAAAGGTTGACCCGGACGGAGGAAGATACACACTGAACCCGTATCCGCAGTACCGGTTTGCATTTAAGACACCTACGCTACGAAATGTAGCGCGCACGGCGCCATACATGCACAATGGCGTGTATCAAACTTTGGAAGAGGT